A window of Castanea sativa cultivar Marrone di Chiusa Pesio chromosome 1, ASM4071231v1 contains these coding sequences:
- the LOC142637032 gene encoding putative trehalose-phosphate phosphatase J: protein MVESTMEFYNDFRISEGKKVMEIRPIRNWDKGCALQYLLDTLGFEDSSNVLSMYIGDDKTDEDAFKMIKSIGRGFPIAVSTTPKETEALYSLCDPTEVMSFVILLAKWKMGCTFK from the exons ATGGTGGAATCTACAATGGAATTCTATAATGACTTCCGTATATCTGAGGGAAAAAag GTAATGGAAATTCGCCCTATTAGAAATTGGGATAAAGGTTGTGCTTTACAGTATCTGCTTGATACTCTTGGTTTTGAAGACTCTAGCAATGTCCTTTCTATGTATATAGGAGATGATAAAACTGATGAAGATGCTTTTAAG ATGATTAAAAGCATTGGAAGAGGATTTCCTATAGCTGTTTCTACTACTCCAAAGGAGACAGAAGCCCTTTACTCTTTATGTGACCCAACAGAGGTCATGTCCTTCGTAATTCTTTTAGCAAAGTGGAAAATGGGTTGTACTTTTAAGTAA
- the LOC142622040 gene encoding protein DMR6-LIKE OXYGENASE 2-like, giving the protein MEMTPYQLANNTPLTLTPKFTLPEAERPNLSEVLPSDSIPIIDLNDHDIDDGQGPSPLVSKISQACEEYGFFQIINHGVPKELCQKVLVVATEFFQLPPEERAQYLSKGHRKQVKVFSYYRKYEGIGKVTMWSETFSHPWHPTEDFTHLLPTNPPQYREVFAEYARAIGVLFDRLLSLISRGLGLDEDCLKRRIGEKPGLNTQANYYPACPDPELTMGLPDHNDLGSITVLLQVEGVTGLQVIKDGKWLTIDPVPDAFVINLADQTQVLSNGKFKSVRDRAVTNKLLPRLS; this is encoded by the exons ATGGAGATGACGCCCTATCAATTAGCCAATAACACACCTCTGACCCTTACTCCTAAATTCACTCTCCCAGAGGCTGAGAGGCCAAACCTCTCAGAGGTACTTCCTTCTGATTCAATTCCCATTATCGACTTAAATGACCATGATATTGATGATGGTCAAGGGCCATCACCGttagtttcaaaaatatcaCAAGCTTGTGAGGAATATGGTTTCTTTCAGATTATCAACCATGGAGTCCCCAAAGAATTATGCCAAAAGGTGTTGGTTGTGGCGACGGAGTTCTTTCAATTGCCTCCTGAGGAAAGGGCGCAATATCTTTCAAAAGGTCATCGCAAGCAAGTAAAAGTGTTCAGCTATTACCGAAAGTATGAAGGCATAGGAAAGGTCACAATGTGGAGTGAGACCTTCTCACACCCTTGGCATCCTACTGAAGATTTTACTCATTTGTTACCCACAAATCCTCCTCAGTATCG AGAAGTTTTTGCCGAGTATGCAAGGGCAATTGGAGTTTTGTTTGataggcttttgagcttgatatcCCGAGGGCTTGGCCTAGACGAGGATTGTTTAAAGAGGAGGATAGGTGAGAAGCCTGGGCTTAACACTCAAGCAAATTACTATCCAGCATGTCCAGACCCCGAGCTCACAATGGGATTGCCTGATCATAATGATCTTGGTTCAATTACGGTACTGCTACAGGTGGAGGGAGTGACTGGCCTCCAAGTGATCAAAGATGGGAAATGGTTAACCATTGATCCTGTGCCTGATGCATTCGTTATCAATTTGGCTGATCAAACTCAG GTTCTTAGTAATGGAAAGTTTAAGAGTGTTAGAGATAGGGCTGTCACCAACAAGTTGTTGCCGCGATTGTCATAA
- the LOC142622412 gene encoding putative disease resistance protein RGA3: protein MADILLSALVSSMVGNLNTSALQELGIAWGLRDELDNLESTLSTIQAVLQDAEEKQWKSEAIRNWLRKLKEGAYDADDVLDEFATEALIRKAEKEKGVNSQVSSYFSLQNRLIFRMKMAHKLKNVRDRLESISMERSKFHLREGDINMEVCDIEGRQTGSLVYESEIYGRGEEKEKIIQVLLTDVSDQDNLAIYAVWGMGGLGKTTLAQLVYNDARVQRHYDMRIWVCVSDDFHIRKLVRAIIESIDGSACNLSELDPLQQRLQEKLRGRKFLLVLDDVWNEYHDKWNGLKDVLRCGSNGSKVMVTTRIENVALMMATLPIHHIGCLSENDSWSLFARCAFGMGRPKERSELESIGKEIVKKCGGVPLAIKTLGSLMSLKSRESEWLSVKESQIWELPEGENSILPALRLSYTHLPPHLRQCFAFCCIFPKDHVLKRDQLIQLWMANGFIPFKESLEPHDVGIIIFNELVWRSFFQDVVEDSPINITCKMHDLMHDLAQSIMRLECVVVESDKEVKVPKMIRHLNYYQRTSWDVEVCKVRSLRSYIGSRNFNSEYKSPLSFLLKQKYLRVCKLAEKPLQNAPRSITSLKHLRYLDMSHSNFKVLPESITCLLNLQTLKLDQCHALHKLPNGMRHMKNLIYLGLIGCASLTCMAEGMGQLTCLQSLSIFIVGKKNGYQLSELKGLHLRNELSIKELDNVRNFAEAKNANLIGKQSLHSLRLVWQNKSQCPVPEQVEDVLDGLQPHSNLKVLHIHNYLGSKFPTWMQDLLLHDLVEISLIKCERCEHLPPLGKLPFLKVLTISGMDSMKYLGNELHGDIAISFPSLEILELDMMANLEEWRTMDGRENFPRLSTLYIMGCPNLVEMPIIPSITSLTIRESNAMLIKLVMNLTSLSFLQIGGMHESTLLHSLPDGWFQNLTTMKHFHLSYCKGLESLPEGLQYLHSLRELDISSCTNIMSFPVNGLRGLSSLQRLGIWNCYKFCSFSEGIQYLTSLEDLRITGCPKLVSLPKQIGCLTSLSSLRIHYCDNLMSIPDELQNLTALKTLRIAYCPHLQRRCKKDSGEDWHKIARIPNIDIVDPPRPPPLQSRNRCKALQKLKFWST from the coding sequence ATGGCGGACATACTTCTATCTGCCCTGGTGAGCTCTATGGTGGGTAACTTGAATACTTCAGCACTTCAAGAATTGGGAATTGCTTGGGGCCTGAGAGATGAGCTTGACAACCTTGAGAGCACACTTTCCACCATCCAAGCTGTTCTGCAAGATGCAGAGGAGAAGCAGTGGAAGAGTGAGGCTATCAGGAATTGGCTGAGAAAGCTCAAAGAAGGAGCTTATGATGCAGATGATGTTCTGGACGAGTTTGCAACTGAAGCTCTAATACGAAAGGCGGAGAAAGAGAAAGGTGTGAACAGCCAAGTAAGTAGCTACTTTTCTCTTCAAAACCGACTTATATTTCGCATGAAGATGGCACATAAACTGAAGAATGTGAGGGATAGGCTAGAATCCATTTCTATGGAGAGATCTAAGTTTCACTTGAGAGAGGGAGATATAAACATGGAAGTCTGTGATATAGAAGGAAGACAAACTGGCTCACTTGTGTATGAAAGTGAGATTTATGGAAGAggtgaagagaaagaaaaaataattcaagtatTGCTCACTGATGTGTCTGATCAAGATAATCTTGCTATTTATGCCGTATGGGGCATGGGGGGCTTGGGGAAAACAACACTTGCACAGTTGGTCTACAATGATGCAAGGGTACAGAGGCATTATGATATGAGAATTTGGGTGTGTGTATCAGATGATTTCCATATAAGAAAATTGGTGAGAGCAATCATAGAGTCCATTGATGGTAGTGCATGTAATCTTTCAGAGTTGGACCCATTACAGCAACGCTTGCAGGAAAAATTGCGTGGGAGGAAATTTTTGCTTGTTTTGGATGATGTTTGGAACGAATACCATGACAAATGGAATGGCTTAAAAGATGTGTTGAGGTGTGGGTCGAACGGAAGTAAGGTTATGGTGACAACCCGGATTGAGAATGTAGCGCTTATGATGGCCACACTACCTATACACCACATAGGATGTTTGTCAGAGAATGACTCTTGGTCCCTGTTTGCAAGATGTGCATTTGGGATGGGAAGGCCAAAGGAGAGATCAGAATTGGAATCAATTGGCAAGGAAATAGTGAAGAAGTGTGGAGGGGTACCTCTAGCAATAAAGACTCTTGGAAGCCTCATGAGCTTAAAAAGTAGGGAAAGTGAGTGGTTATCTGTGAAAGAAAGTCAAATTTGGGAATTACCAGAAGGTGAAAATTCCATCTTGCCTGCGTTGAGGTTGAGTTACACCCATTTACCCCCACATCTAAGGCAATGTTTTGCTTTCTGCTGTATATTCCCCAAAGATCATGTGCTTAAAAGGGATCAGTTGATACAATTGTGGATGGCTAATGGTTTTATTCCCTTTAAAGAATCATTGGAGCCGCATGATGTTGGCATTATTATCTTCAATGAATTAGTGTGGAGATCTTTCTTTCAAGATGTTGTGGAGGATTCTCCTATTAACATAACATGTAAAATGCATGATCTTATGCATGACCTTGCTCAGTCTATTATGAGGCTTGAATGCGTTGTGGTGGAATCTGACAAAGAGGTCAAAGTTCCAAAAATGATTCGCCACTTGAATTATTATCAACGCACTTCTTGGGATGTTGAAGTATGCAAAGTCCGATCTCTACGCTCATACATTGGGTCACGAAATTTTAACAGTGAGTATAAATCTCCTCTATCCTTCCTTTTGAAACAAAAGTATCTTCGGGTGTGCAAGTTAGCTGAAAAACCATTACAAAACGCACCAAGATCAATCACTAGTTTAAAACACTTGAGGTATCTCGACATGTCTCATTCCAACTTCAAAGTTTTACCTGAATCAATAACTTGCCTCTTGAACCTGCAAACGCTGAAACTAGATCAGTGTCATGCTCTTCATAAGTTGCCCAATGGTATGAGGCACATGAAAAACCTTATCTATCTTGGGCTTATAGGTTGTGCTTCTCTTACTTGTATGGCTGAAGGGATGGGCCAACTAACGTGCCTCCAATCATTAAGCATCTTCATCGTTGGCAAGAAAAATGGTTATCAATTAAGTGAGCTGAAAGGACTACACCTTCGAAACGAGTTGTCAATAAAGGAACTTGATAATGTAAGAAATTTTGCAGAGgcaaaaaatgcaaatttgatTGGGAAACAAAGTCTTCATTCACTACGTCTGGTTTGGCAGAACAAAAGTCAGTGCCCTGTACCAGAACAGGTTGAAGATGTTCTTGATGGTCTCCAACCTCATTCAAATCTGAAAGTGTTGCACATTCATAACTATTTGGGTTCAAAATTTCCAACATGGATGCAAGATTTACTCCTTCATGATCTGGTTGAAATTTCTCTAATTAAGTGTGAAAGATGTGAACATCTGCCACCTCTTGGAAaactaccattcctcaaggttCTTACAATAAGTGGCATGGATTCTATGAAGTATCTTGGCAATGAGTTACATGGAGATATTGCAATTTCATTCCCATCATTGGAGATACTGGAGTTAGATATGATGGCTAATTTGGAGGAATGGCGAACAATGGATGGAAGAGAAAATTTTCCCCGCCTAAGCACATTATATATCATGGGTTGTCCAAATTTAGTTGAAATGCCTATTATTCCTTCCATTACAAGCTTGACAATCCGTGAGAGCAATGCAATGTTAATTAAGTTAGTGATGAATCTCACTTCACTTTCTTTCCTTCAAATTGGAGGAATGCATGAATCGACACTTCTTCACTCTCTTCCGGATGGATGGTTTCAAAATCTTACTACAATGAAACACTTTCATCTTAGTTATTGTAAGGGACTCGAAAGTCTGCCAGAAGGACTCCAGTACCTACATTCTTTACGGGAACTCGATATATCGAGCTGTACAAATATTATGTCCTTTCCGGTAAATGGATTGCGGGGCTTGTCTTCACTACAGAGGTTAGGGATTTGGAATTGCTACAAATTCTGCTCTTTCTCTGAAGGAATTCAATATTTAACTAGCCTTGAGGACTTACGTATTACCGGATGTCCGAAGTTAGTTTCCTTGCCGAAGCAGATAGGATGCCTCACGTCACTTTCATCTTTGCGAATTCATTACTGCGATAATCTAATGTCTATACCGGACGAGTTGCAGAATCTTACCGCACTCAAAACATTGAGAATTGCATATTGTCCACATCTGCAGAGGCGGTGCAAGAAAGACAGCGGCGAGGATTGGCATAAGATTGCTCGAATCCCCAACATTGATATCGTCGATCCTCCAAGACCTCCACCATTACAATCAAGGAATCGTTGCAAGGCACTTCAGAAACTGAAATTTTGGTCCACATAA